TGTGCACTATACCCTGAAGACTACGAGATTTATAGAGACAATTTGATAGTGCATTTGATTGATGAGGGAGTAATAAAAAGCATGAGTAAAAGGCAAGCAATGCTGGATAAGGGCCACACCAtgttgaataaacttgaaaatgcCTGCTTATTAGAAGGTGGGTCCCATGATGAGTTTATTGAAAAAGAGTATTTTGTGAAGATGCACGATCTAATAAGAGACATGGCCCTTCAGATTGCAGGTCCCAAGTTCATGGTATCAGAAGATGTTCCTGATGAAGAAGAATGGGGAAAGGAGGTTGAAAAGGTTTCTTTGTTAAGCAACCGTGAATCAGAGTTTCCTTATATATCACCAAAGTGTCCTAAGCTTTCGACCTTGCTTCTACAAGGATATGCAACCATCCCAGATTCATTTTTTGTGCATTTGCGTGGACTCAAAGTTCTTCATGTATTTGGTGGTAGGATTGAATCTTTGCCGAATTCGATCTCTGACTTGGAGAATCTTACTTCATTAAGAATTTACCGTTGTTTTAATTTAAAGCATGTGCCTTCATTAGCAAAGCTTACAGCATTAAGGAGCTTGGATCTTTTGGAATCTGCAACGAAAGAAATACCTCATGGTTTGGAAAAGTTGATCAATTTGAGAGACCTCAGTCTTCGTGCATACAATCAAGAGATGCCACCTGGGATTTTACCCAAACTCTCTCAACTCCAGGTTCTCAAACTTAATTGTGGGTCAAATTCTTTAACAGTGAATGGAGAGGAGATAGTAAGGTTGaagaaattagatttttttaaaggcAAATTTTGTGGCTTGAATGACTTCAATACATATCTTGAATCCTTAGAGGGAGGACCTAGCCATTACGTGTACTGTGCAAGAAAAACAAAGCCAGCTAGCGAGTTGGGTGAAACTGTAAAACTGCTCCCAAAGGACGTTCAGGTCCTAGCAATTTTCGGAGGTCagaatttaagatttttttacaaatgcaCGAAGTCCGTTTGTATCAGGGAGTGTGAAGAAATAGAAGACgttttttcttattcttacaCCTTTCCTCTTCAGAGCCTTGAGATTGTACAACTCGTAAAATTGGGTAAGTTACTTGTACTATTTAGGGAAGAGAAAGTCACACCAGCACCAATGGTCCCACCTGGCACCTTTTCCCGTCTCAAAGAATTTACAATATGTGAGTGTCCGAATATAAAGCAGCTCTTTGCGGTTGGGGTGCTCCTAAACCTGGCCAATCTCGAACAGATTGCTGTCTTTCGGTGTCTGCAATTAGAGGAAATAATAGCTAGGCCTGAAGCATCTGATGAAGTTGacgaagaagaagcaaaagaaattgTAGAAATATTCCCCCGATTGAGGAGATTGACATTAGTGATTTCACCGGAGCTGAATACCATCTGCAGTAGCAGTAATGTAATACTTTGTGATTCTCTCGATTCTATTGAGATAGAAGAGTGTCCGAAGCTTAAGAGATTACCTCTTTCTCTGCGCCGTATCAATGGACAACTATCTTCTCCGCCTTCTTCATTACAAATcagaatagagaaagaaaggtgGGAATTGCTGGAATGggacaatcatgatatgaagaTGGTCCTTGAACCTTGCTGTGAGTTCTTATTTTAAGGGTATGACTCTCTCTATTCACATTACATATTTGTTTTATCTACTTCTTCTCCTCACTTTCTTTCTaatctcttttccctttttcttttatgccCAGCAGTGAAATCTCAATGTGGGTGAGAGCAGTTTAACATGACTCTTCTTCTGTAAGTCAAACCCCAAACATACATGCTTATATCCTTTTTAGTTATTCTTCctataaaattgttttcattgGTTTGTTTTCCTGTGTTGGTTTGATATAGGATTTGTCAAGCCAAAGCTTACTCGAAATAATTTTTGTGGTGTGGATTCGCAATGAGAAATTGGCTCTCAAATGTGTTTATGTGTACTTTCTTAGCTCTTTTGGTTCTGATTTGGTTCTTATTTGAACTTTGTTTATGTTGTGATTTATGAATGTGTGTTCTTCTCTTTGACTGAGTGGATGATCTTCAGTAATAATTGATACTCGATGGTAATTTGTTTGGTAATTGTGCAAGGATTCAAACCGTGTATGTTTCTGTTTTAGAGATAATGTAAACTAGATAGAGTGTGTGCGCGCAAATGTTTCCAATTGCTTGAGCACCCGACGCATCCTAGGATGATTCCAAGCACTGATGGATCTTGGTTCCAAATTTTCCACTTGGAGAGTTAATTATGATCTGAACTGCACAACTTATATAAAGCTAACTTGCAGTCAATAAACAAATTATCCGGTATTTCTTCTGCATTACAGAGAAGGCACAGAGTACTAacatttagattttattttgagtGCTAAATATTAGTACGCAATGCACTGATTCCAATTCACTTGCATTTAGTTGTTGACTTTCTTGTTTCTATGATTTGCCTTGCCCCTAGTTTTTAGTATTTCTTTTGATTGGTGTCACTGTTGACCCCAGTGTTAGTTCTAAAAGATTTTGGAGCTCATTTAATATCAATGTTTTGGTTCTGTGGCTGTATTATGCATGAATTTACATTTCCCTCTCTATGTCTTCTTAtttttatctatcaaaaaaacaaaatgtcttatttattttattttacgtTTTTATATTGTCCTTCAGGGAAGTGAGAAGCTCCTTCAGCTTGTCTCAGATGGCTCTTCAACTCCCAACTCTTCTACGGGGAATGAGAATGAAACCAAGCATGATGACTCTAAATATGGTATCCATAATTCAGTTGGTTCTCCATGGGTAAGTTAATGATCCCCGTGGTTTCCCCAGGAACCCCTTCGTTTATTACCAGTTGTCTTGACATCTATCTTTGTATTGTCCATTATTTTGTTGCTTTGGCCAttgatatttgaaattttcatttggtCTCCATATGCTGGGTTAGATCTGACACACTATCTTTGAGGCTTGTTTGGTGAGGACTTTTTAGGTTAAATCTTAAACTTACAGAGCAAGGGTCTCTTTGTTCCCGAGTGGTGCTATGTGTTAACATAGAGGGGAGGACATGAACCACTTGTTTCTTCATTGTGACATGGCGAGGGATATGTGGTCTCCTGGGTGTTTCTTGGGTGATGCCTTTTTCAGTGTTGGAGTTGTTGGCGTGTTGGATCTGGTGGTTTGGTGGGAGAGGTAGTAGGGAGGTATGGCACACTGCTCCTTTGTGCCTCCTTTTGTGGTGTATTTAGGAAGAACATAGCCCTCGATTCTTTGAGGGCCAAGAGCTTAGTGTGGTGAAGCTGAAATATCCTTTTCAGTACAGGGGTTATTAGACTTGGTGGAGTCCTTGTACATTTCTTAGttgcttgcttttttttttactctttttttttttttggtgttttcttCGTTACGCAGTCAGTGTATTGGGATTGCCTTctgttttaatgaatttatttactaataaaaaaatctaaaaaactgttataaaaaaaaaaaacttaaaaactgaTTAAAGCCTTCTTTTTATACCTTGTCATTGAATTTACCAAACCAAACAGGCAATTGATATGCCAACTATGGTAGCTGATTATTTGCATTGGTCTTAGTTCTATATAACAATTTGGCATATGTATAATTGGAATGCTTTGGACCAATTAATGTTAATATAGACTTCCATTGGGGCTGCTTTTGCTAAAGTTTGTTAATATCTTTCTTTGTAATCAGGTTTTGCAGCCATCAAAGGAACTTGAAGAACTTCTTCATCGTGTAGATGGGCATGACGGTCTTAGTAAATGTGCCATTTCAGATATTTGCAAGATCTTTGATTTGAACACCAATGATGTTCTTAAGTACAGGGATTCAATGTAGTTAATATCATTGTATCGTTTGTCATCTGAATTGTAATTGTCAGATGGCATTTCATGGAAATGAAACACACTTTCAATTTCTTCCCTTCTTTTGATATTTGTTCTTGGAATAACTATGCCATGTCTTGTAACCTTGAACGAACAgaagaaattttgaatataCAAGAAATGCTTGGATCAAAGTATCCAACCATTCAAGGTTTTTCCTGATACTTGAAAGAGGGCTCATGAATAATATTTGACTGATCTACTTGAGGCTTTGTATTTGCTGAAGTGAAGGCTTTGATAAGAATGGAAGATTGTGTATGCATTTAAAAATGGATGTGATAAATTATCAGGAATGGAATTGATTGTTTCTGATTCAGAAGACtaaatactaattttaattatgaatCGAAAttcccattattattattattattattattttttttattattattcttaatgCTTTTTTGCAGGGTTTGGGTCCCTATTCTAGTAGTATCAAAAAAGTAGAGAAGGAAATTAAGGAAATGGCTAAGAAGGTCAATGATTTGTGTGGTATGACTATGCttccctttctctctcatctttttcaAACTGTCTTCTCAGAGTACTAACATTCAGAGAAATCTTAGAATGTTTCCAATTCACTTGCAAGCCTAGAATGATTCCAAGCACTGATGGATCTTGGTTCCAAATTTTCCACTTGGAGAGTTAATTATGATCTGAACTGCACAACTTATATAAAGCTAACTTGCAGTCAATAAACAAATTATCCGGTGTTTCTTCTGCATTACAGAGAAGACACAGAGTACTAacatttagattttattttgagtGTTAAATCTTAGTACGCAAAGCATTCACCATCAACATTCAGAGAAAACACTACAAGCTTATAAGGCAAATCCAAAATCTATAGCCTTCCTCCATGGTTAAGGACTATTATAATATTCACCTTGATATCCCCTATACCTTGCAGAAGACTTGCAGTGAACAATCCGTACTCCTTCCTCACCTCAAAGTCATCAGATCTTGAATGAGGCCAAACCATCCTATCTTGTAAAACACATTTTGAGATGGCCATCTGAAGAATATACTTTACCACACCTGGCTTATACAGCCCTCTAGGCTCTAGCTAACCGATTCTCCATATGGGCTTAAAGTTCTAGTAAACATTTTTGGTCAAAGCAAACGGTCAATTGGAATTGTTGACATCCTCCAAATCTCCGCAGTATCAAGAATATTCTTCACAACTTGCAATCAAAAGAGATTATAATgcctagaaaataaattttcttaaagaaCATTGGTTAAAAAACACTTTTTGGCATTGTTGACATCCTCCAAATCTGCATTGCTAAAAAGAgctcaataaaagaaaaaaataaaaaaagctttcCTAAAACCTATACGATCACAActttcccaaaatttttcaaacttttccAGATATATATACTCATATATATgagttatccaaaaaaaatttattttttctcaagtATGTAAGCTTACTGGGCCcccatttcattaaaattttgatttatatttatataaataggATTAATAGatagggtttttagttttttctggTTCCACATTagggggaaaaagaagaaaaaaaactatcttGCAGCACAACAATACATAGATAGATGTTTGGAAATGTTTTCAGTGAATGCATAAAAATACATACACACCAACAAAAGATCAATACACCCCAAGCACTCAGGCAGACCTCAACAATCTAACAAAAACTAGGAATTTGAAGGACCAAAGACTCCTAATGAGAGCAAGCTCCGGATATCACACACTTAACAGGGGATTTATATATGATAATCCTCTTATGGAGCATTAATTATCTTTTGCACTCGCTCTATAGATTAGGCCTCTCACAATATTAGGCCTAATCCACCCGTGGGAATTATAAGCCCATTCCAATAGTTTACTATTTAGATTCTCTTTACATGATATTCACTTGAGCAATAGAGTGGGTGCGGCCAACCCACCTCAGGGAAGCCCATCTCACGAAAAAGGTTTATTTTGTCTTATAAGAATGCTAGAATCAAGCAATTTGAGCTATCATTGTTCCCTGTCTCACACAGTTTTcttcatataaaaaattagaaattcatTACACCATATATCCCAAATATGATATATTGAAATCTTCAAAGAAATTGTGTAGATAGCAAACCATATTTGTTGTCTTTCTAACCAATgcaaataaacaattatagTTTTCTGTAATTATGtgaattctttaaaattaaCCAACATGATCACTCGACTATCTTTTCCATTGTATTGAATAATTTCTGccaaatctatatatatgtatgtgtgtgtgtgtgtgtgtgtgtggggatAAGAATGTTCGAACAAACATTTGAGTTTTGGGCTTGATTGGTTAATACAAGTCTGTTTGGTCAGAGTCcataggcccacaggtcagtccgcactataatggtccgaggagttgtccaaTGAGGAGTAtgtcctcggacaggcccaatAATGGCCCTGGAACTTGCTAAACAAGTTGGGGGtagaattctggaagaactggtgggtaaaactgtgatccaagcacccttcaGAAGCaggaacatgtgagaaatatttgaagaaaaagctgttaccaccacattaaagaccctgcatctacctccttgGCTGCATTAATAGAGAAATAACCTCTGAACAATAGAATTTAGCATTCCTGCTATTattttaagacttcaagaagg
The sequence above is drawn from the Castanea sativa cultivar Marrone di Chiusa Pesio chromosome 5, ASM4071231v1 genome and encodes:
- the LOC142636169 gene encoding putative disease resistance protein At4g27220 — its product is MEMLGSFLELGKTISAPIIEYYNYYRGADEHLKNLKRKRDDLECKKSDIELEMRAELVPGKKPKRKVKSWLQKVETINEEIQNIEQEAIRGKYLSRMHFGRVACKKILEVTELIDQSCGFGDCLVIGPPVRNGDELPTRALVGESTAKRTLEKIWEHLLDEDFRIIGVYGMGGIGKTTVMKEINNRLLKERDKFNYVIWVTVSKAFNVIKLQNDIACHLNLENELSKFKDETTRAGKLYAELKKRKRYVLILDDMWKAFPLEIVGIPEPTSANGCKLVLTTRDVNVCNGMNCVNIKMELLSIKESWDLFLKTVVCDVSHIPKDVVEGVVKECALLPLAIITVAGSLKNVVDISEWRNTLNELKTPVKGLEHVDVVFQKLRLSYKRLNDKKLQRCLLFCALYPEDYEIYRDNLIVHLIDEGVIKSMSKRQAMLDKGHTMLNKLENACLLEGGSHDEFIEKEYFVKMHDLIRDMALQIAGPKFMVSEDVPDEEEWGKEVEKVSLLSNRESEFPYISPKCPKLSTLLLQGYATIPDSFFVHLRGLKVLHVFGGRIESLPNSISDLENLTSLRIYRCFNLKHVPSLAKLTALRSLDLLESATKEIPHGLEKLINLRDLSLRAYNQEMPPGILPKLSQLQVLKLNCGSNSLTVNGEEIVRLKKLDFFKGKFCGLNDFNTYLESLEGGPSHYVYCARKTKPASELGETVKLLPKDVQVLAIFGGQNLRFFYKCTKSVCIRECEEIEDVFSYSYTFPLQSLEIVQLVKLGKLLVLFREEKVTPAPMVPPGTFSRLKEFTICECPNIKQLFAVGVLLNLANLEQIAVFRCLQLEEIIARPEASDEVDEEEAKEIVEIFPRLRRLTLVISPELNTICSSSNVILCDSLDSIEIEECPKLKRLPLSLRRINGQLSSPPSSLQIRIEKERWELLEWDNHDMKMVLEPCCEFLF